The following proteins are encoded in a genomic region of Populus trichocarpa isolate Nisqually-1 chromosome 13, P.trichocarpa_v4.1, whole genome shotgun sequence:
- the LOC7482379 gene encoding uncharacterized protein LOC7482379 isoform X5 — MAHIGLVLKTRAENLLSLWIHIMAEQQEEDSKVNSPPPPPPFLEVICKSLGKTSRFAAGTKAGFAVSLINRKLDVGAPFVLHIEAVKDGEEPISFGPDAVLVDYGNDWKLQTFTVLDYGGVRQAEHFQRIPKQSSDGSRPAKTATNPGISFLYMAKILVAFVLLFVLGASFTLALENLPRLILFINSFM, encoded by the exons ATGGCCCATATTGGCCTAGTATTAAAAACACGAGCTGAAAATCTTCTCTCCCTCTGGATTCATATCATGGcagaacaacaagaagaagattcgAAAGTcaattctcctcctcctcctccccct TTTTTGGAGGTCATATGCAAAAGTTTGGGAAAGACGAGTCGCTTTGCAGCAGGCACCAAGGCGGGATTTGCAGTGTCTTTGATAAACAGGAAGTTGGATGTTGGGGCACCTTTTGTTTTGCATATTGAAGCCGTTAAGGATGGGGAGGAGCCCATTAGCTTTGGCCCAGATGCGGTGCTTGTTGATTATGGCAATGACTGGAAGTTGCAAACATTTACTGTGTTAGATTATGGTG GTGTTAGACAAGCAGAACACTTTCAGCGGATTCCAAAACAG AGTTCTGATGGTTCACGTCCTGCAAAGACAGCTACCAACCCAGGCATCAGTTTTTTGTACATGGCAAAGATACTAGTAGCCTTCGTTTTGCTTTTTGTGCTTGGTGCAAGTTTCACATTAGCTCTTGAGAATCTTCCTAGACTCATATTGTTCATTAACTCGTTCATGTAA
- the LOC7482379 gene encoding uncharacterized protein LOC7482379 isoform X8 — protein sequence MAHIGLVLKTRAENLLSLWIHIMAEQQEEDSKVNSPPPPPPFLEVICKSLGKTSRFAAGTKAGFAVSLINRKLDVGAPFVLHIEAVKDGEEPISFGPDAVLVDYGNDWKLQTFTVLDYGVRQAEHFQRIPKQSSDGSRPAKTATNPGISFLYMAKILVAFVLLFVLGASFTLALENLPRLILFINSFM from the exons ATGGCCCATATTGGCCTAGTATTAAAAACACGAGCTGAAAATCTTCTCTCCCTCTGGATTCATATCATGGcagaacaacaagaagaagattcgAAAGTcaattctcctcctcctcctccccct TTTTTGGAGGTCATATGCAAAAGTTTGGGAAAGACGAGTCGCTTTGCAGCAGGCACCAAGGCGGGATTTGCAGTGTCTTTGATAAACAGGAAGTTGGATGTTGGGGCACCTTTTGTTTTGCATATTGAAGCCGTTAAGGATGGGGAGGAGCCCATTAGCTTTGGCCCAGATGCGGTGCTTGTTGATTATGGCAATGACTGGAAGTTGCAAACATTTACTGTGTTAGATTATG GTGTTAGACAAGCAGAACACTTTCAGCGGATTCCAAAACAG AGTTCTGATGGTTCACGTCCTGCAAAGACAGCTACCAACCCAGGCATCAGTTTTTTGTACATGGCAAAGATACTAGTAGCCTTCGTTTTGCTTTTTGTGCTTGGTGCAAGTTTCACATTAGCTCTTGAGAATCTTCCTAGACTCATATTGTTCATTAACTCGTTCATGTAA
- the LOC7482379 gene encoding uncharacterized protein LOC7482379 isoform X6 → MAHIGLVLKTRAENLLSLWIHIMAEQQEEDSKVNSPPPPPPFLEVICKSLGKTSRFAAGTKAGFAVSLINRKLDVGAPFVLHIEAVKDGEEPISFGPDAVLVDYGNDWKLQTFTVLDYGVRQAEHFQRIPKQQSSDGSRPAKTATNPGISFLYMAKILVAFVLLFVLGASFTLALENLPRLILFINSFM, encoded by the exons ATGGCCCATATTGGCCTAGTATTAAAAACACGAGCTGAAAATCTTCTCTCCCTCTGGATTCATATCATGGcagaacaacaagaagaagattcgAAAGTcaattctcctcctcctcctccccct TTTTTGGAGGTCATATGCAAAAGTTTGGGAAAGACGAGTCGCTTTGCAGCAGGCACCAAGGCGGGATTTGCAGTGTCTTTGATAAACAGGAAGTTGGATGTTGGGGCACCTTTTGTTTTGCATATTGAAGCCGTTAAGGATGGGGAGGAGCCCATTAGCTTTGGCCCAGATGCGGTGCTTGTTGATTATGGCAATGACTGGAAGTTGCAAACATTTACTGTGTTAGATTATG GTGTTAGACAAGCAGAACACTTTCAGCGGATTCCAAAACAG CAGAGTTCTGATGGTTCACGTCCTGCAAAGACAGCTACCAACCCAGGCATCAGTTTTTTGTACATGGCAAAGATACTAGTAGCCTTCGTTTTGCTTTTTGTGCTTGGTGCAAGTTTCACATTAGCTCTTGAGAATCTTCCTAGACTCATATTGTTCATTAACTCGTTCATGTAA
- the LOC7482379 gene encoding uncharacterized protein LOC7482379 isoform X7: protein MAHIGLVLKTRAENLLSLWIHIMAEQQEEDSKVNSPPPPPPFLEVICKSLGKTSRFAAGTKAGFAVSLINRKLDVGAPFVLHIEAVKDGEEPISFGPDAVLVDYGNDWKLQTFTVLDYVGVRQAEHFQRIPKQSSDGSRPAKTATNPGISFLYMAKILVAFVLLFVLGASFTLALENLPRLILFINSFM from the exons ATGGCCCATATTGGCCTAGTATTAAAAACACGAGCTGAAAATCTTCTCTCCCTCTGGATTCATATCATGGcagaacaacaagaagaagattcgAAAGTcaattctcctcctcctcctccccct TTTTTGGAGGTCATATGCAAAAGTTTGGGAAAGACGAGTCGCTTTGCAGCAGGCACCAAGGCGGGATTTGCAGTGTCTTTGATAAACAGGAAGTTGGATGTTGGGGCACCTTTTGTTTTGCATATTGAAGCCGTTAAGGATGGGGAGGAGCCCATTAGCTTTGGCCCAGATGCGGTGCTTGTTGATTATGGCAATGACTGGAAGTTGCAAACATTTACTGTGTTAGATTATG TAGGTGTTAGACAAGCAGAACACTTTCAGCGGATTCCAAAACAG AGTTCTGATGGTTCACGTCCTGCAAAGACAGCTACCAACCCAGGCATCAGTTTTTTGTACATGGCAAAGATACTAGTAGCCTTCGTTTTGCTTTTTGTGCTTGGTGCAAGTTTCACATTAGCTCTTGAGAATCTTCCTAGACTCATATTGTTCATTAACTCGTTCATGTAA
- the LOC7482379 gene encoding uncharacterized protein LOC7482379 isoform X2 yields MAHIGLVLKTRAENLLSLWIHIMAEQQEEDSKVNSPPPPPPFLEVICKSLGKTSRFAAGTKAGFAVSLINRKLDVGAPFVLHIEAVKDGEEPISFGPDAVLVDYGNDWKLQTFTVLDYGGVRQAEHFQRIPKQQSSDGSRPAKTATNPGISFLYMAKILVAFVLLFVLGASFTLALENLPRLILFINSFM; encoded by the exons ATGGCCCATATTGGCCTAGTATTAAAAACACGAGCTGAAAATCTTCTCTCCCTCTGGATTCATATCATGGcagaacaacaagaagaagattcgAAAGTcaattctcctcctcctcctccccct TTTTTGGAGGTCATATGCAAAAGTTTGGGAAAGACGAGTCGCTTTGCAGCAGGCACCAAGGCGGGATTTGCAGTGTCTTTGATAAACAGGAAGTTGGATGTTGGGGCACCTTTTGTTTTGCATATTGAAGCCGTTAAGGATGGGGAGGAGCCCATTAGCTTTGGCCCAGATGCGGTGCTTGTTGATTATGGCAATGACTGGAAGTTGCAAACATTTACTGTGTTAGATTATGGTG GTGTTAGACAAGCAGAACACTTTCAGCGGATTCCAAAACAG CAGAGTTCTGATGGTTCACGTCCTGCAAAGACAGCTACCAACCCAGGCATCAGTTTTTTGTACATGGCAAAGATACTAGTAGCCTTCGTTTTGCTTTTTGTGCTTGGTGCAAGTTTCACATTAGCTCTTGAGAATCTTCCTAGACTCATATTGTTCATTAACTCGTTCATGTAA
- the LOC7482379 gene encoding uncharacterized protein LOC7482379 isoform X3: MAHIGLVLKTRAENLLSLWIHIMAEQQEEDSKVNSPPPPPPFLEVICKSLGKTSRFAAGTKAGFAVSLINRKLDVGAPFVLHIEAVKDGEEPISFGPDAVLVDYGNDWKLQTFTVLDYGVGVRQAEHFQRIPKQSSDGSRPAKTATNPGISFLYMAKILVAFVLLFVLGASFTLALENLPRLILFINSFM; this comes from the exons ATGGCCCATATTGGCCTAGTATTAAAAACACGAGCTGAAAATCTTCTCTCCCTCTGGATTCATATCATGGcagaacaacaagaagaagattcgAAAGTcaattctcctcctcctcctccccct TTTTTGGAGGTCATATGCAAAAGTTTGGGAAAGACGAGTCGCTTTGCAGCAGGCACCAAGGCGGGATTTGCAGTGTCTTTGATAAACAGGAAGTTGGATGTTGGGGCACCTTTTGTTTTGCATATTGAAGCCGTTAAGGATGGGGAGGAGCCCATTAGCTTTGGCCCAGATGCGGTGCTTGTTGATTATGGCAATGACTGGAAGTTGCAAACATTTACTGTGTTAGATTATGGTG TAGGTGTTAGACAAGCAGAACACTTTCAGCGGATTCCAAAACAG AGTTCTGATGGTTCACGTCCTGCAAAGACAGCTACCAACCCAGGCATCAGTTTTTTGTACATGGCAAAGATACTAGTAGCCTTCGTTTTGCTTTTTGTGCTTGGTGCAAGTTTCACATTAGCTCTTGAGAATCTTCCTAGACTCATATTGTTCATTAACTCGTTCATGTAA
- the LOC7482379 gene encoding uncharacterized protein LOC7482379 isoform X4, with product MAHIGLVLKTRAENLLSLWIHIMAEQQEEDSKVNSPPPPPPFLEVICKSLGKTSRFAAGTKAGFAVSLINRKLDVGAPFVLHIEAVKDGEEPISFGPDAVLVDYGNDWKLQTFTVLDYVGVRQAEHFQRIPKQQSSDGSRPAKTATNPGISFLYMAKILVAFVLLFVLGASFTLALENLPRLILFINSFM from the exons ATGGCCCATATTGGCCTAGTATTAAAAACACGAGCTGAAAATCTTCTCTCCCTCTGGATTCATATCATGGcagaacaacaagaagaagattcgAAAGTcaattctcctcctcctcctccccct TTTTTGGAGGTCATATGCAAAAGTTTGGGAAAGACGAGTCGCTTTGCAGCAGGCACCAAGGCGGGATTTGCAGTGTCTTTGATAAACAGGAAGTTGGATGTTGGGGCACCTTTTGTTTTGCATATTGAAGCCGTTAAGGATGGGGAGGAGCCCATTAGCTTTGGCCCAGATGCGGTGCTTGTTGATTATGGCAATGACTGGAAGTTGCAAACATTTACTGTGTTAGATTATG TAGGTGTTAGACAAGCAGAACACTTTCAGCGGATTCCAAAACAG CAGAGTTCTGATGGTTCACGTCCTGCAAAGACAGCTACCAACCCAGGCATCAGTTTTTTGTACATGGCAAAGATACTAGTAGCCTTCGTTTTGCTTTTTGTGCTTGGTGCAAGTTTCACATTAGCTCTTGAGAATCTTCCTAGACTCATATTGTTCATTAACTCGTTCATGTAA
- the LOC7482379 gene encoding uncharacterized protein LOC7482379 isoform X1, with amino-acid sequence MAHIGLVLKTRAENLLSLWIHIMAEQQEEDSKVNSPPPPPPFLEVICKSLGKTSRFAAGTKAGFAVSLINRKLDVGAPFVLHIEAVKDGEEPISFGPDAVLVDYGNDWKLQTFTVLDYGVGVRQAEHFQRIPKQQSSDGSRPAKTATNPGISFLYMAKILVAFVLLFVLGASFTLALENLPRLILFINSFM; translated from the exons ATGGCCCATATTGGCCTAGTATTAAAAACACGAGCTGAAAATCTTCTCTCCCTCTGGATTCATATCATGGcagaacaacaagaagaagattcgAAAGTcaattctcctcctcctcctccccct TTTTTGGAGGTCATATGCAAAAGTTTGGGAAAGACGAGTCGCTTTGCAGCAGGCACCAAGGCGGGATTTGCAGTGTCTTTGATAAACAGGAAGTTGGATGTTGGGGCACCTTTTGTTTTGCATATTGAAGCCGTTAAGGATGGGGAGGAGCCCATTAGCTTTGGCCCAGATGCGGTGCTTGTTGATTATGGCAATGACTGGAAGTTGCAAACATTTACTGTGTTAGATTATGGTG TAGGTGTTAGACAAGCAGAACACTTTCAGCGGATTCCAAAACAG CAGAGTTCTGATGGTTCACGTCCTGCAAAGACAGCTACCAACCCAGGCATCAGTTTTTTGTACATGGCAAAGATACTAGTAGCCTTCGTTTTGCTTTTTGTGCTTGGTGCAAGTTTCACATTAGCTCTTGAGAATCTTCCTAGACTCATATTGTTCATTAACTCGTTCATGTAA